GCGCCACAGACAGTCTAGTTCGTGGGGCATCTCATAAATCGGTTTTGTTGTCGAATAGCCAAACGGGAGATGCTGACCCCACTCCGCCGAGTACATCATTCGTAATTTAGTGGGCTTGCCGGTTTTCGGTTGATGCAGTTGCCGGAATTGGTCCGGCGCCAGTTGCCTAAAGGCGCTATGCGGGCGCACTGAGTTGTAGTCGGTGCGCCAGGCTTCGATTCGCATGCGTGCATCGTCGAGACTGACGAACGCATGCTGGTTCAAACATTCTTCGCGCAGTCGGCCGTTGAAGCTTTCGATGTGCGCGTCTTCCACCGACTTGCCTGGACGAATGAACTGCAGCTTGACGCCATGTTCGTGCGCCCAGGCATCGAGCGCCTTGCTGACGAACTCCCGTCCATTATCCACCTGAGTCGGGTTGGGACATCGCCCTCGTTGCCGCAACTGCTCGAGCACGTGCGCCACGCGTACACCCGTTAGCGAGAAGTCGACATCGATGTGCGGACACTCGCGGTTCCACGCGTCGATGATCGCCAACATGCGTATGCGTCGGCCATGCACCAGCGCGTCAGCAACAAAGTCCATCGCCCAGCTTTCGTCGGCGCCATTGGCTGTCGGCATCACCACGCGTGGATGACTCGGGCGTGTCTTTCGACGCTTCAGGCGAAGCGACAGGCCTTCTGCGCGGTACAGCCGCTCAGTGCGCTTGTGGTTCTGGACCAGATGACCTGAGACAGATCGTGTAGCCAAGCGGCAAGTGAGTTCTCTTATCCTAGAGGCAAGGAGAACTCGATGAAGAAGCGACACACCGACGTCCTGATCCGGCGGGGGCTGTCACAACGCAAGGCATGTCGTTACCTGGAGTTAAGTCGCCGGATGCCGGCTTACAAACCCAAGCAGCCAGAGAAAGATCGGCTTCTGGGCGAGCAGTTGATCGCAGCGTCTCAGGAGGTACCGCGCTTTGGCTATCGCCGTATCTCGGCATGGCTGTCGTTGGGCGAATCGCGGGTGCGCCGCCTGTGGCGAAACCTGAAGCTGAGTATCCCGAGACGGCGACCGCGCCGGCGACGCTGCGGCAGCGACATTCGCCTGCCCGGCGCGACGCGGCCCAATTCGGTTTGGAGCTACGACTTCGTCCATGATCAGTTGGTGGACGGCCGGGTCTTGAAGATGCTGTGCGTAATCGATGAATACACGCGGGAATGTCTGGCGATCGAGGTCGGCGCCAGCCTGCGCTCGCAGGACGTGATTCTGGTGCTGTCGAGGTTGATGCGGTTGTACGGCAAGCCGGCGTTCATTCGGTCGGACAACGGCGCGGAATTTACCGCCGCCCGCGTCATGCGCTAGTTGCGCGATGCGTCTATCGGCCCGGCCTTCATCACGCCCGGTAGCCCATGGCAAAACGGCTTTGTCGAAAGCTTCAATGGCAAGCTGCGCGACGAGTTGCTGAATCGCGAATGGTTCCGCAGTCCCGCCGAAGCTAAGGTGCTCATCGAGCAGTGGCGAAAGTTTTACAACGAGCGGCGCCCGCATAGCGCTCATCGCTACCAACCTCCAGCCACGGTCCGTCGAGCCTGGCTGGAGTCCGATAATATCGACATGCGACTCACTGCTTAACTGGCTACAAAATCCCGCCGCAGGTCACTCCAGTTGCCGCAATCGTCGCGCTTCCGACACATCCATGCCGCCGTAACGGCTACGTCAGCTATAGAACGTCGCATTGCCGCATAGGTCTGCGACCTTCATGCCTGCGTCGGCTTTCTTCAGCACCCCGATAATCTGCTCTTAGCTGAACCGCGATTTCTTCATGACAAGGGTTCTCCTGCGGCCTAGCCACTAACCTTACAGTGGG
This window of the Burkholderia cepacia GG4 genome carries:
- a CDS encoding integrase core domain-containing protein; its protein translation is MPTANGADESWAMDFVADALVHGRRIRMLAIIDAWNRECPHIDVDFSLTGVRVAHVLEQLRQRGRCPNPTQVDNGREFVSKALDAWAHEHGVKLQFIRPGKSVEDAHIESFNGRLREECLNQHAFVSLDDARMRIEAWRTDYNSVRPHSAFRQLAPDQFRQLHQPKTGKPTKLRMMYSAEWGQHLPFGYSTTKPIYEMPHELDCLWRSIEKIASLEIANE